The Anaerolineae bacterium genome segment GACCAGGTAGACGCGCTGGAGCATGCCCGGCTCCCGGACCCGGTGGTCCGCGCGCTGAGCAAGGTGGTGGAACGGGAGAACGAGCTGGAGGAGCGCATCCGCCATCTCGAACAGCGCATGGCAGAGCTTCATGCGCTTGCTGGCGTAGAGGCGCCGGCGGTCGCCTCCGGGGAGCAGACCCAGCAGGCGATATGGGATGCCCTGCAGGACGTCATGGATCCGGAGATGGGCGTCAGCGTGGTCGACTTAGGGCTGATTCGCGATGTGCGCCTGCAGAACGGCGATGTCCATATTGACATGATATTCACCAGCCCGGACTGCCCCTTCGCCGGCCAGCTGATTGAGCAGGTGCGGGGCGCGGCGCGCAGTGCCGCCGGCATCGAACGCGTGCATGTCCACATTCGCGATGAACCATGGTCGTGGCGACATGTGCGCCTGGATCTCTCCAACGGCACGACCAACGGCCTGCTGGCCCGTCTGCTCAGCGAGAACGACAAGGACCGGCCGGCTCCTCCGCCCCCCTCTCCGGGGGAAGCCGGCGGACGCATTTCCCCCTGACCAGCCTGGCGTGCCCGCGATAGGCCGGAGATTCGTTGCCGGCGCAGTTGACAATCCATTCCCGCCGGCGTATACTTATGCACAAGATTGCATAATTCACCACCTTCCCAAGGTATAGGACGCAGTTCATGTCGAATCATGCCGTTCACCAGTCATCGCAACCGCGCAAACGCTTCATCTGGCTCACCATGGAGCCGGCGGACATCATCGAGCTGAAGCAGATTGTCCTGGACAACGATGCGGCCGGCGCCGAGGCTCTCTTCTTCCGCGTGATCCTGCCCCAGGTGCTCCGAAAGGCGGATCGTCTTGGCCTGGCCAATGCATCCTCTCCCTCCACCCTCTCATCCGGAGACACGCCCTATGGCCGTATATCTTGACAATGCCGCCACTAGCTGGCCCAAACCCGAGAGTGTCTACCGGGCCGTAGAGGACTTTATGCGCAACGTTGGTGCCACTCCCGGCCGGGGCGGCCACTGGCGTGAGGAACAGGCCCAGCGCATCGCCACCGAAGCGCGTCAGGCCATTGCCCAATTGGTGAACGCGCCGGCGCCGGAAGGGGTTATCTTCACCATGAACGCTACCCAGGCTATCAATATCGGCCTCAAAGGTCTTCTGCGGCCTGGCGACCATGTCATCACTTCTTCTATCGAACATAATGCCGTCTGGCGGCCGCTGAAAGCGCTGGAACGGCGCGACGTCCTCCTCACTGCCATCCCCTGTGCGCCGGACGGTACCTTGGACCCGGAGGACGTGGCGCGCGCTATCCGTCGGGAAACGCGCTTGCTGGTGGTGACCCATGCCTCCAATGTGCTGGGAACGCTCCTGCCCATTGGTGAGCTGGGGAAGATCGCCCATCAGCACGGCATCTATTTCATGGTGGATGCGGCGCAGACCGCCGGCGCCTATCCCATTGACATGCAGGCCATGCACATTGATCTGTTGGCTTTCGCCGGCCATAAGGGTACCTATGGCCCGCATGGCACCGGCGCGCTGGTCTTGCGCCCCGATATTCACCTGGACACTATCATGGAAGGCGGCTCAGGCATTCACTCGGCGGACGAGGCGATGCCGGCGGAACTGCCCCTGCGGCTGGAACCCGGCTCGCAGAATGCCGCCGGCATCGCCGGCCTGCTGGCCGGCGTGCGCTTCGTCCTGGAAAACGGCGTGGAGCACATTCGCGGGCATGAGATGGGCTTGACGCGCCGCTTCATAGAGCGCACCGCCGACATTCCCGGCCTGCGCATTTTGGGGCCGGCGGACCTGTCCCAGCGCGTGGCGGTCATCTCCTTGACGGTCGAGGGCTATTTCCCGGACCAGTTGGCCGCCGTGCTGGACAAAGTCTTTGATGTGGCCACGCGCGCCGGCCTGCACTGCGCCCCGCAAGCCCACCGCACCGCCGGCACCCTGGAGGACGGCGCCCTGCGCTTCAGCCCGGGCTACTTCAACACCGAAGAGGATATTGACTTCGCCGCCCAGGCCCTGCACGAGGCATTATGAAACCATGGCGAAGGAACAGATCGAGAAAACCCTGATACTGCTGGACGAGGATGAGGTCCAAGAAGTGCTGAAACTGGCGGCAACCAAAGACCGTCAGGCCATTCTGCTC includes the following:
- the cysE gene encoding serine O-acetyltransferase, producing MNWLQRIREDIDVAFQRDPAARTRAEVLLTYPGLHAVWLHRIAHWLWRRRRFLLARLISHINRFITGIEIHPGAKIGRRVFIDHGMGIVIGETAEIGDDVLLYQGVVLGGTSLEKTKRHPTVKNGVVIGAGAIVLGPITIGENARIGAGSVVIKDVPPEATVVGVPARLAGRRADQVDALEHARLPDPVVRALSKVVERENELEERIRHLEQRMAELHALAGVEAPAVASGEQTQQAIWDALQDVMDPEMGVSVVDLGLIRDVRLQNGDVHIDMIFTSPDCPFAGQLIEQVRGAARSAAGIERVHVHIRDEPWSWRHVRLDLSNGTTNGLLARLLSENDKDRPAPPPPSPGEAGGRISP
- a CDS encoding aminotransferase class V-fold PLP-dependent enzyme, producing MAVYLDNAATSWPKPESVYRAVEDFMRNVGATPGRGGHWREEQAQRIATEARQAIAQLVNAPAPEGVIFTMNATQAINIGLKGLLRPGDHVITSSIEHNAVWRPLKALERRDVLLTAIPCAPDGTLDPEDVARAIRRETRLLVVTHASNVLGTLLPIGELGKIAHQHGIYFMVDAAQTAGAYPIDMQAMHIDLLAFAGHKGTYGPHGTGALVLRPDIHLDTIMEGGSGIHSADEAMPAELPLRLEPGSQNAAGIAGLLAGVRFVLENGVEHIRGHEMGLTRRFIERTADIPGLRILGPADLSQRVAVISLTVEGYFPDQLAAVLDKVFDVATRAGLHCAPQAHRTAGTLEDGALRFSPGYFNTEEDIDFAAQALHEAL